Proteins encoded together in one Quercus lobata isolate SW786 chromosome 3, ValleyOak3.0 Primary Assembly, whole genome shotgun sequence window:
- the LOC115979673 gene encoding uncharacterized protein LOC115979673 yields MGRHCFYVYYDGEQYFHDLHGLSYKGESVKQKFIELKWGTHLRKMHRKIMEALRLDKESHKISIVYRAPQILVSTQVVYNSNPLGCNADVDMMWAVIKRTPQFIASDLYVTVEAVGFHGSASSQHASGVEEPHSLSVDVHPPFAYATPFPYNNQPCSAVDHLDNTEVVGATNTHDVGGSTHTYEHVQADMDGGIDIDASRDVYEEFIDTDGPVDDAEVLDVPLIENNEEDCLTTVPIPEWFTSNTWDNINDPSPALGTGHLTSWHKDDHPARGMLFKNKASVQYVLTLYSVEHNKQYKVIKSDTNRLVVRCKNEACLWSIRANCSKKHGMWVISTCKGPHSCSSLQLPTDGRMMDSKFISIALEKYVREDLTRKVRDLRSMLHARHGHDVTMYKVWEAKQKAVARIYGDFDESYAELPRFLAALSDADPDTVTTLKCDPHVPGTCIFNSAFWAFGPCIRGFRHCRPVISIDATHLYGKYKGKLLIAMATDGNNEVYPLAFAVVESESTETWGWFLACLLTYVTDRTNLCIISDRHRGIQSCFDDTTRGYLQPPLTHHRYCLRHLVSNVNTNFNSVPLKNLVWNAATANQVRKFENTMDCIKNVNPAAYDYLKEVNQEKWTLVHDHGHRYGAMTTNLSECFNGVLKGARSLPITAMVKFTFYKVNSYFDERRNKTLEKLEEGQVWCKYAYDKFEENQEKAKLHIVRRMSAQQRLYTVETQSSLLNTGGGDHTHRVSLIDMTCTCGKWEANKIPCSHLIAVCAKHNHDATEYMDHFYRLEERYHSYEPIFQPLKDRLEWPEPAERRTVMPNQRLIREKGRPKSTRIRNEMDDEDRELPTSLWIENGPKLKCGLCRQEGHNRRTCPTRNVASTSHGAM; encoded by the coding sequence ATGGGTCGTCACTGCTTCTACGTTTACTATGATGGGGAACAGTATTTCCATGACTTGCATGGGCTGTCCTATAAAGGCGAGTCAGTGAAGCAGAAGTTCATTGAGTTGAAATGGGGAACACACTTGAGAAAAATGCACCGGAAGATAATGGAAGCTCTACGGTTGGACAAGGAGTCACATAAGATATCCATTGTGTACCGTGCCCCCCAGATACTTGTGAGTACTCAGGTTGTCTACAACTCAAATCCGTTGGGTTGCAATGCTGACGTGGACATGATGTGGGCAGTGATTAAGCGGACCCCCCAGTTCATAGCGTCCGACTTGTATGTAACTGTTGAGGCTGTTGGGTTCCATGGTAGTGCAAGTTCACAGCATGCCAGTGGGGTGGAAGAGCCACACTCATTGTCGGTTGACGTGCATCCTCCCTTTGCCTATGCCACGCCTTTCCCCTACAATAATCAACCATGTAGTGCGGTTGATCATTTGGACAACACCGAAGTGGTGGGCGCCACCAATACACATGATGTGGGAGGGTCTACTCACACATATGAGCATGTCCAAGCTGATATGGACGGGGGAATTGATATTGATGCCAGCCGAGATGTGTATGAAGAGTTCATTGATACTGATGGACCAGTGGACGACGCGGAGGTCTTAGATGTACCACTGATCGAAAATAACGAGGAGGATTGCCTTACAACAGTTCCTATCCCAGAATGGTTCACATCAAACACATGGGACAATATTAATGACCCATCACCTGCATTGGGTACAGGACATCTTACAAGTTGGCATAAAGATGACCACCCAGCAAGGGGGATGCTATTCAAGAATAAAGCCTCTGTTCAATATGTGTTGACCCTCTACTCTGTGGAGCATAATAAGCAATACAAGGTCATCAAGTCTGACACCAATAGGCTGGTAGTGCGGTGTAAGAATGAGGCATGTCTGTGGTCAATTCGGGCCAATTGCAGCAAGAAGCACGGGATGTGGGTTATCAGTACATGTAAGGGTCCCCATAGTTGCTCATCCCTCCAGCTACCAACTGATGGGCGGATGATGGATTCAAAGTTCATCTCCATTGCACTTGAGAAGTATGTACGGGAAGACCTAACCCGAAAGGTAAGGGACTTGCGTAGTATGTTGCATGCAAGGCATGGGCATGATGTAACTATGTACAAGGTTTGGGAAGCCAAACAGAAGGCAGTTGCACGTATTTACGGGGATTTTGACGAGTCGTACGCAGAATTGCCACGATTTCTAGCTGCATTGTCTGATGCAGATCCGGATACTGTGACCACATTAAAGTGTGACCCCCATGTCCCGGGGACTTGTATATTCAACTCCGCGTTTTGGGCTTTCGGTCCGTGTATTAGAGGGTTTAGGCATTGCAGGCCGGTGATAAGCATAGATGCAACGCACCTCTATGGCAAGTACAAAGGAAAGCTGTTGATAGCAATGGCAACAGATGGTAACAACGAGGTTTATCCACTCGCATTTGCCGTTGTCGAAAGCGAGAGCACGGAGACATGGGGATGGTTCTTGGCATGCCTGTTGACCTATGTTACAGACCGCACCAATTTGTGTATAATATCCGACAGGCATCGTGGGATACAATCATGCTTCGATGACACCACTAGGGGCTACTTGCAACCGCCCTTAACCCATCACCGGTATTGCCTCCGCCATTTAGTAAGCAATGTTAACACTAACTTCAATAGTGTGCCGTTGAAGAACTTGGTATGGAACGCAGCAACTGCGAATCAAGTTAGGAAGTTTGAGAACACCATGGATTGCATCAAGAATGTCAACCCGGCTGCGTACGACTATCTTAAGGAGGTAAATCAAGAAAAGTGGACACTTGTACATGACCATGGGCACCGATatggggcaatgacaaccaacctGTCAGAGTGCTTCAATGGGGTACTTAAGGGCGCACGTAGCTTGCCCATAACTGCAATGGTGAAGTTTACATTTTACAAGGTGAACTCATACTTTGACGAACGTCGAAACAAAACCCTAGAGAAGTTGGAAGAGGGGCAAGTGTGGTGCAAATATGCCTATGACAAGTTCGAGGAAAATCAAGAGAAGGCGAAGCTCCATATTGTTAGAAGGATGAGTGCGCAACAACGGTTATATACAGTGGAGACACAGTCTTCACTGTTGAACACTGGCGGGGGAGATCACACCCATAGGGTTTCCCTCATAGACATGACATGCACGTGCGGCAAATGGGAAGCAAACAAGATCCCTTGTTCCCACTTGATAGCAGTTTGTGCCAAACACAACCATGATGCCACTGAGTATATGGATCATTTCTACCGCCTTGAAGAACGGTATCACAGCTATGAGCCTATATTCCAACCACTAAAAGATAGGTTAGAATGGCCGGAGCCAGCAGAAAGGAGAACCGTGATGCCAAACCAGCGGTTGATCCGTGAGAAAGGTCGGCCCAAGTCCACGAGAATCCGCAATGAGATGGATGACGAGGATAGGGAGTTGCCAACCTCATTGTGGATTGAGAATGGACCAAAGTTGAAGTGTGGGTTGTGTCGCCAAGAGGGTCATAACCGTCGTACATGTCCAACTCGAAATGTGGCTTCAACAAGCCATGGTGCTATGTAG
- the LOC115979674 gene encoding B3 domain-containing protein At4g01580-like: protein MASQWRRDNDDGPADRSPHFFKIILPNAVQEGKLRIPDKFVQKFGVDLSDMAFLTIPNGRKWKVKLTQHAGGVWFQNGWSEFASSHGVAVGHLLVFKYEGNSQFHVLIFDATATEIDYTLDDELQVHRIEDDESDDSSVEIIKHFYRGEGSGSAHPKKDGGVAKNLVIANAFKSENPLFTVIMRPSYVNGKDRASLPQDIINYLPRDGFTKDYTKASILPIKLQIVDRLWPVKLYIYERSGGSSCVVSAGWSAFVRENSLQVGDVCVFELIMRDGVLFNVHIFKCQD, encoded by the exons ATGGCTTCTCAATGGCGGAGAGACAACGACGATGGTCCTGCTGATCGGTCCCCACACTTTTTCAAGATTATTCTGCCGAATGCTGTTCAAGAAGGAAAGCTT CGGATTCCAGATAAGTTCGTGCAGAAATTTGGAGTGGACCTGTCAGATATGGCCTTTCTCACTATTCCAAATGGTAGAAAATGGAAAGTCAAGTTGACACAACATGCTGGGGGGGTTTGGTTTCAAAATGGTTGGTCCGAATTTGCAAGCTCTCATGGTGTAGCCGTGGGCCACTTGCTGGTTTtcaaatatgaaggaaattcacAGTTTCATGTACTCATATTTGATGCCACTGCAACAGAAATAGACTATACTTTAGACGACGAACTCCAAGTTCATAGGATCGAAGATGATGAGAGTGATGACAGCTCTGTTGAAATCATCAAACACTTTTATAGGGGAGAGGGTTCAG GATCAGCCCATCCTAAGAAAGACGGTGGTGTAGCTAAAAATCTTGTTATAGCCAATGCTTTTAAATCAGAAAATCCCCTTTTCACTGTTATCATGCGTCCATCCTACGTTAATGGCAAGGATCGTGCG AGTTTACCCCAAGACATTATCAACTACTTACCAAGAGACGGGTTTACCAAGGACTACACCAAAGCAAGTATACTCCCTATCAAGCTCCAGATTGTGGACCGATTATGGCCTGTGAAGCTATACATTTATGAACGAAGTGGGGGTTCATCATGTGTCGTATCAGCTGGTTGGTCTGCATTTGTGAGGGAAAATAGTTTGCAAGTAGGAGATGTTTGCGTATTTGAGCTGATTATGAGGGACGGTGTTCTGTTCAACGTCCACATTTTCAAGTGCCAAGACTAA